DNA sequence from the Agromyces aureus genome:
GGCCGGGGTCGAGGCGGGCGAGCTCCACGACCCGTCGGAGGACGGCAAGGTCGCAGAACTGGTGTCGTGCGGTCCTCCGGCCGACGGGCACGAGATCGTGATCGTGGATCCGACGTCGGGGCTCCGAGCCGTCGAGGGCGCCATCGGCGAGATCCTCGTGCGCGGGCCGAGCGTCGCACAGGGGTACTGGGACCGCCCTGACGAGACCGAGCGCACGTTCGGCGCGAGCATCGTGGGCGATCCCGTCGCGAACCGGTACCTGCGTACGGGCGATCTCGGGTCCCTCGTCGACGGCGAGCTCGTGATCACGGGCCGCATCAAGGACCTCATCATCATCCGCGGCCGGAACCTCTACCCGCAGGACCTCGAGACCACGGCCGAGGAACTGCTGCAGTCCGGATGCCTCAGCGCGGCGTTCGAGGGGCTCTCCTCGCAGCCCGCGGTCGGGCTCGTCGCCGAGGTCGACTCGGCGCGCGTGCCGCTCGAGGAGCTCGAGCGTCTCGCCGAGGCGGTGCGCCGGAGCGTCGTCGACGAGTACACGCTGCCCGAGCTCGGGGTCGTGTTCATCCGCAAAGGCACCCTGCCGCGCACGACGAGCGGCAAGGTGCAGCGTGCGCTCACCCGGTCGTTGCTGGCCGATGAGCGCCTCGCGACCGTGCTGAGTCTCGGGTTCGATCGGACGGCGGCGTGAGCGCGCCCGTCGCCGCGCCGACGCTCGGGGCTGCCGTCGCCGACGCCGCGGCCGCGGTGACCGGGGCGACCGCGGCGACCGGTGCGGTCGTCGCGCCCGAGCGGCTCGACCGGTCGGCCGTCGCCGCATTCGACGCGTTCCTCGGCGACCCGCGGGAGCCGGGCGCGGTGATCTCGACCGAGCGATCGATCGAGCTCGACGAGGCATCGGCTTTCCCCGTGGCCGAGATCGCGGCCGTCGACGCCTGGGGCCTCCAGCGCGCGTACGTGCCCGAGGAGCACGGCGGATGCCTCGGCGACGTGTTCGTGCCGATGACCATGATCCGCCGGCTCGCCGGCCGGGATGTGACTGCCGCGGTCGCCCACGGCAAGACGTTCCTCGGTGCGGTCGGTGCCTGGATCGCCGGAGGACCGATCGCCGCCGAGATGGCCGGCATCGTGGTCACGGGCGACCCGGTGTCGTGGGGGCTGACCGAACTGGGCCGCGGCTCGGACCTCTCGAACACCGCGACGGTCGCCGCCGTCGGCGCCGACATCCGGGTGACCGGGGTGAAGTGGCCGATCAACAACGCCACGCGCGGCCGGGCCATGACCGTGCTCGCGCGCACGTGCGACGAGCCGGGGCCGCGCTCGCTCTCGCTCGTGCTCGTCGACAAGCAGCGCGTCGACGCCGGCGCGCTCTCGTACCGGCCCAAGGTCGCGACCCACGGCATCCGTGGCGCGGACATCAGCGGCCTCGAGCTCCGCAGCGCCCTCGTCGAGCGAGACCACCTCGTCGGCGCGCCGGGCCACGGCCTCGAGATCGTGCTGAAGAGCCTCCAGCTCACCCGGCCGCTCACCACGGCGCTCTCGCTCGGCGCAGCCGACCACGCGATCGCGATCGCCACCGGCTTCGCGGCGAACCGTCGACTCTTCGGGCGCACGCTCGCCGACCTCCCGACGGCCAGGGCGACGCTCGGTGCCGCGATCGCGGACTCGCTCCTCGCGGAGGCCGTCATGTACGCCGGTGCGCGCGGCGCCCACCGCACGCCCGAGGAGATGTCGCTCGTGAGCGCACTCGTGAAGTTCCTCGTGCCCGACACCGTCGACCTCCTGTTCCGCGACCTCACGCCATTCGTCGGTGCGCGCTCGCAGCTGCTCGGCATCGCGGGCGTCGGCGCGTTCCAGAAGGCGGCGCGCGACAACCGCGTCGTCGGGATCTTCGACGGCAACTCGGTCGTCAACCTGAACATGGTGATCAACGAGTTCCCGTCGATCGCGCGCGCGGCCGACCCGGTCGACGTCGACGCCATCGTCGCCGACTTCGGATTCGGCGAGGCCGACGGCTGGGTCGACACCACGAGACTCAGGCTCGTGACGAAGCGCGGCTCGCGCGTGCTGCGCAGCCTGCCCGCACTCGTCGACCTGCTCGGCGAGCGCCCGGCCGCGGCATCCGCGAGGCGCATCGCCCTCGAGTTCGACCGGCTCGTCGCCGAGGCCGGCGCCGCGCCGCGCGAGTCGGCACCCTCGGCGGCGTCCTTCGACCTCGCCGAGCGCATCGCGCTCTGCTTCGGTGCCGCGTGCGCGATCGCCACCGACCTCGCCGCGCCGCAGCGGGGGAGCGCCCCATCCGAGGTGCGACTGGCCGCGATCCTCGACCGCCTCGCGGTGCGTCTCGGACTGCGCTCGTCGACGGATGCGGCGTCCACCGCCGCCGCGCTCGCCGAACTCGCCCTCGAGGAGGCGGCCAGGGCTCGACCGGTCACCATGCTCGACGGATGGGCGGACGCCGCATGACGATCCTCGACGGCCGCGCCGAGGCCGGGTTCTCGTCGTCGGCGACCTCGCCCGACGACCTCGACGAGCTCTTCGGCGACCCGCGGCATCCCGGACCCTTCGACTACGCGTCGATCGTCGTCGACGACGACGCGCGCCGCTTGAGCTCGACCGCCGAGAGCCTGCTCGACGAATGGCACGCCGCGGCCGAGTTCGTGCCCGCCTCGCTCGGCGGGCGATGGGTGTCGACCGAGGATCTCGTGCGGCGCTGGAGACCGATCTTCCGACGCGACCCGGCACTCGGGCTCGGCTACGGGCTGACGACCCTCATGGCGTCGCTCAACGTCTGGGTCGCGGGTCACGAGGCGCAGCGGCGCGAGGTGGCCGCAAGGCTCTTGCGCGGCGAGCGCATCGCCGTCGGGTTCCACGAACTCGACCACGGCAACGACCTGCTCTCGAATGCCTGCAGCGCGCAGCCCGACGGCGACGGCGGGTGGGTGGTCACGGGTGTCAAGCAGGTGATCAACAACGTCGACCGCGCCGAATCGGTGCTCGTCATGGCGCGCACGTCGCCGGAGCCCGGCGCACGCAGCCACTCCCTCCTGCTCTGGCACAAGGATGCCGCGACGAGGCCCCTCGTCGACACGAGCCGTCGCGTGCTCACGGCCGGCATGCGCGGGTGCCGCATCGGGGTCGCCGAGTTCCGTGGGCTGCCGCTGCCGGCGACCGCGGTCGTCGGCGCCACCGGAACCGCCGCGCAGACGGCGCTCACGGCCTTCCAGGTGAGCCGCGCCGTGATTCCGGCGCTGGCGGTCGCGACGGTCGATGCGACGCTCGATCTCGCCGTCCGGTACGGCGGCGAGCGATCGCTGTACGGCGGTGCGGTGCTCGACCTGCCGCATGCGCGGGCGCTCCTCGCCGGCGCGATGGCCGACCTCTGGCTGGCCGACGCACTGAGCGGGGTGGTCGTGCGCGCCCTGCACCTCGCCCCGGCCGAGTGCTTCGTGCTGACGGCCGCGTCGAAGTACCTCGTGCCCCAGTTGCTGCAGTCCGCCATGCAGGACCTCTCGGTGCTCTTCGGTTCGACCTTCTACGCCAGGGTCGCGCCGTACGACATCGTCGAGAAGTTCGTGCGCGACCTCGCCGTGGTGCCCATCGGCCACGCGGGTTCCACGGCCTGCCTGCTCACGATCCTGCCCAACCTGCCGGCCTGGGTCCGCCGCTCGCGACGCACGACCGCGACCGATCCGGCACTGTTCCGCCTCGGTGCGCCGCTCGAGGAACTCGACCTCGCGCGGCTCACGCTCGGCGCAGGGTCGAGCGATCCGCTCGGCGCCGGGCTCTTCGACCTGGCCGTGCGCGACGGCCTCGGCACGCTCGCCGCGGAGACGGTCGACCGCCTGGCGGCCGAACTCGGGAACCTCCGCGACGAGATCGCGCAGGTTCCGCCCGCCCTGCTCGGAGCGGACGCCCCGCCCTCGACCTTCGCGCTCGCGCACCGGCTCACCCTGCTGCTCGCCGGCGGCGCCTGGGCCGGCGTCTGCGCGTACGCGGCTCCCGGGTCGCTGCCGGCCGACGAGGTCGTGCAGGCCGCCGTGCTCGCGCGGCTCGAGGCCAGGCTCGGCGGTCGGGTCGGCCCGCTCGACGTCGACACGGTCGACCACCTCGTGGACATCGCCGGTCGCCTCGTCGACCACGGCGACCGGTTCACGATCTCGGAGCCGACGGCGCCGTCGTCGACTCGCCATGAAGAAGGAGACACCAGATGACCACCGATGCCCCCACCATCGAATCCTGGCTGATGGGCCGCGTCGTGGCCTACGGCAAGGTCGACGCCGGAACGTTCGACGCGGCGACCCCGCTCGCCGATCTCGGACTCGACTCGGTCTACGCCCTGACGCTCTGCGGCGACATCGAGGACGAGTTCGACCTCGACGTCGACCCGACCATCGTCTGGGACCACCCGACCATCGGCGAGCTCGCCGAGGGCATCTCCGAACGGCTCGCCGCGGCGTGATCGAGGCGCCGCACGTCCTCGCCCCGGCTGACCGGCGCGCCCGGACGTTCGGCGCCGCCGAGGGATTGTGGTGGTGCTTCGGCGAATGGATGCCGCGGGCGGCCGATCGCCCCGAGGCACCGCGTTCTGGAGACCGCCGTCCCCACGAGCGCGCGCGCCGCTTGCGCGAACGACGGGACACGGGCCGGGCGTGGGCCGAGGAACTCTCCCGCACCGCGCTCGACGGAGCCTGGCCCGGCTTCCGCCCCGACCGTCGCGGCCGGAAGCCGATGGTGAACGGCGACCACGGACTCGACGTGAGCATCTCGCACAGCGGATCCCTGATGCTCGTGGCGGTCGCACTCGGGGCGCCGGTCGGGGTCGACCTCGAGGTCGTCCCGTTCGACGCGTTCACCCGCCCGCAGCTCGTACGCCGCATGTGCTCGTCCGCTGAACTCGACGTCTTCACGAGCGTGCCCGACGGCCCGGTCCGGCGGCGGGCGCTCGCCCGCGCGTGGACCGTGAAGGAGGCGACGCTGAAGGCCCGTGGCGTCGGGCTGGCCGAGGACCCGCGAACGGTCGAGGTCGATGCGGAGTCGATCCTCGCCGAGGTCGTCGCGAGCCCCGTCGGCGTGGCAGCGGAGCCCGAAGCGTCGATCGTGCGCCTGCTCTCAACGGGCGCCGAGCTGCGGCATCCGCTCGACTGGGCCGGCCTCGACTGGGCCGACCTCGACGGGGTCGGCCTCGACTGGGCCCGAACAGCCCAACTGGCGAGCGCGCGGGCTACAGGCGTTCGCGCCATCGTCGGCCGGGGAGACGACGAAGGCCCCCGCTCTCGCGGAGGCCTTCATCTCGTGTGTCGGGGTGACAGGATTTGAACCTGCGACCTCGTCGTCCCGAACGACGCGCGCTACCAAGCTGCGCCACACCCCGGTGCTCTTGCGAGTCACAGCCCTTGCGGGCCTCCACAAGAATAGCCGATAAACCGAGGCGTGCTGACCACTCGAGCGATCAGTTCGAGGCGACGAGGGTGATGAGCGTCGCCTCGGGAGGGCAGGCGAAGCGCACCGGTGCGAAGATCGACGTGCCGAGGCCCGCGGAGACGTTGAGGAACGCCGACCGGAGGCCGTGGCGCCAGACGCTCAGGCCCTTGACCTGCTCGCGCGGGATGTCGCAGTTCGTGACGAGCGCCCCGAACCCGGGCACGCACACCTGGCCGCCGTGCGTGTGACCCGCGAGCATGAGCTGGGCGCCGTGGTTCACGAACGAGTTGAGCACGCGCTGGTACGGCGCATGCGCCACGCCCACGGTCACCGTCGGTCGAGCGGCCGCGCCGGATGCCGCATCGGGCCAGCTCTCGTCGCCGAGCGGGTCGTCGGCGCGCAGGTCGTCGATCGCGCTCGCGATGAGGTCGAGCCGGTCGAACCCCTTGTGCGGGTCGTCGACGCCGAAGAACTCGAAGTGGGTGCCGTTCAGGTCGAGCGAGGTGGCGGTGTTGTCGAGGTCCTGCCAGCCGAGCTCGGCGAAGTACGCGTGCAGTTCGTCGATGTCGAGTCGGGCGCTGCGTCGCACGTGGCCCGACGGCCCGGCGAAGTAGAGGAACGGGTTCTTCGCCACCGGGCCGAAGTAGTCGTTCGAGCCGTTGACGAAGACGCCGGGCACCCCGCGGAACGGTTCGAACGCCGCCCGGATGCCCTCGATGCCGCGTTCGTGGCCGAGGTTGTCACCCGTGTCGACGATCAGGTCGGGTTCGAGGGCGGCGAGCGAGCGCACCCATGCCTGCTTCTCGCGCTGCCAGGGCGCCATGTGCAGGTCGGAGAGGTGCAGCACCTTGATCGGCTTCGAGCCGGCGGGCAGCACGGGCACCTCGACGCGGCGCAGCGTCCACCGCGTGCGCTCGACGAACACGCCCCAGGCCAGCGTTGCGGCACCGGCCGCGCCGATCGCGAGTGCGATCGACGCGGCCGGTGCGAGCTTCGAAGGGCTCAATCGTCGTTGCCCGTTCCGGGTGAGCCGGTTCCACCGGTGCCGCCGAGTCTTCCGATGCCGATCGTGATGGTGTCGCCCGGCTTGGCGGCGCCGTCGGATCCGGGAGCCTGCGAGATCACGGTGCCGACCTTGCTCGGGTCGGTCGTGGCCTCGTCTTGGCGTTTCACCTTGAACCCGGCCTGCTTCAGCGCGTTCTCGGCCTGGTCGGCCTGCGTGCCGACCACGTTGGGAACGGCCTTCAGCGCGCCATTGCTCGTGTAGACGGTGATCGTGGTTCCGCGCCCGGCCTGGCCGGCCGGGTTGGAGCCCGTCACGGTGCCCGCTGGGAGTGCCGAATCCTGGGGTCCGCCGTCCGCGAAGACGAATCCGGCGGCCTCGATCGCCTGCTTGGCTGCGTCGAGCGTGAGCCCCGCCACCTGGGGGATGTCCACGAGAACCTCCTTGAACAGGCTCGTGGGGGCTTCGGGGAAGTCGTCGCCGCCGTACTTCTCATCGGCGACGGCCATGATGTCCGGCCACATGCGGTGTCGGGCGGTCGCCGCGGCTCCACTGTCGAACGAGAGCTGGCGCAGGTTCGCCTTGCCGGTGACGTTGCCGACCCAGACCGCGGTGGCGGCCTTGTTGCTCGCGCCGATCATCCAGGTGTCCTTGGCGTCGTCGGTGGTACCCGTCTTGCCGATGTGGTCGATGCCGGTGCCGGGGTCGGAGGCCGCGGTCGTACCGCCGTTGAAGGTCTGCTCCATGGCGTAGTCCATGGCGTGCGCGACCTCAGGCGTGACCGACTGCGTGCACGTCGACGCCGGAGGCGTCACCTCTTCGCCGTTCGCCTTGACGATGCGGTCGATCGCGATGGGCGAGCAGGTGAGACCGTTGTTCGCGATGCCCGCGAAGGCCGTGGCCATCGAGAGCGGCGACACCTCTTCGGTGCCGAGCACGGCGCTCGGGCCGAAGACCTCGTCGGGGTTCACCTTGCGGGTGCCGTCGGCGTTGTAGACGGGGCCATTGTCGTCGTACTCGAACTTCTGGCCGAGATCGAGGCCGTCGGCGCGGCGCACGCCGAACGCCTGCGCCGTGTCGCGGATCTTGCAGAGGTCCAATTGCTGGGCCATCGCCATGAAGGAGGTGTTCACCGAGTACTTCGTGGCGTCGACGGCGTTGTTCGCTCCCGTGCCGTCGTCGTTGCGCGGGTTGAAGCTGCCGGTCCAGCCGCCGTAGCAGGCGGCGGGGAACGACGTGAACGTGCGACGTGCGCCGTTGAAGCTCTCGCGTAGCGAGTGCCCCTCGTTCAGCCACTCCGCGAGCGTGAACACCTTGAACGTCGATCCGGGCTGCAGGCCGCTGGATCCGCCGTAGTTGAAGTCGGTGTTGTAGTTCACGGCCGTGTACTTGCCGTCTGAGGCTGCGAGCTCGGGGTCGTTCGTGAACTGCTTGTTCTGCGCCATCGCGAGGACGCGACCCGTGCCGGGCTGCACTGTCACCGCCGCGGAACCGACGTCGAAACGGGGATCGGTACTCGGTACGTTCTGCGCGAGCGTCGCCTCGGTCGCGGCCTGCACGTCGAGGTCGAGGGTCGTGTAGATCTGGAGGCCGCCGGTCTGGAGCATCTTCGTGCCCTCGTTGACGTCGGGGGTGTTGGCGTCATCGAACTGGTTCTTGATGATCCACGTGACGTAGTCGCAGAAGTAGGCGCTACCACCAGCCGTCTGACAACCGGTGCTCGGTTCCTGGATGACGGGCTGAACCGGAGTCGCCACGGCGGCGTCGTGCTCCTCCTGCGTGATCTTCCGCTCCTTGAGCATCTGACCGAGGATGTAGTCGCGTCGCTCCTTGTTCGCTGCGTAGGGCACGGGCTGCCCGTCGACGACCGTTGCCGCTCCGTTCGCCTCGTCGTCCGGGTAATCGAGGCGGAACTTCTCAGGGTTGTTGACGATCGCGATGAGGCTCGCCGCCTGAGGCAGAGTGAGGTCGGCCGCATGGATCCCGCCGTAGTAGTACTGGGCCGCGGACTCGATACCGTAGACCCGGCCGCCGAAGCCGGCGATGTTGAGGTAGCCCTTCAGGATCTCGTCCTTCGGGTACTCCTTCTCGAGAGTGATCGCGTAGCGCATCTCCTTGAGCTTGCGCTCGGGCGTGGTCGCGGTGGCCTCGTCGTACGCGGCCTCACGCTCCTCCTCGGTCTGCGCGGCGCTGATGCCGTTGTTGATGAGCACGTTCTTGACGTACTGCTGCGTGATCGATGAGCCGCCCTGCGTCGCGCCGCCGATGACGTACTCGTTCAGCGCGGCACGGAGCGTGCCCTGAACGTCGATGCCCCCGTGCTCGTAGAAGCGCGGGTCCTCACCGGCAACCGCGGCGTCCTTGACGTACTGGCTGATCTGGTCGAAGGCGACTTCTTCGCGGTCCTCGTCGAAGAAGCTGGCGAGCTTGTAGGGCGAGCCGTCGGCCTGGGTTACGTAGATGTCGGTCTTCTCCGACAAGTCGCCGATCTTCAAGATGCCCGGCAAGTTCTCGAACATCGTGATGCTGTTGCTGGCGGCCAGTCCGGTCACGGCGAGCGCGGGGGTCACCGCAGCGGTGACAAGAATGCCGGCGAGCGCGCTCATGCCGACGAATGCGAGGAGTCCCGTTCCGAGATCGCTCATCGTACGTTTTTGGGCAGACATATAGTGGAGCGTAACGGAGAAGACTGGCAATCAACGGCACGGAAGCTGGGCGAACGCCTGCTCCGTTCCTCGGCGGTGCGCGCAGCTCCGCGGTGCCGGTCGAGTCCGATCCGAAGCCGCATGTCGACGAAAGACGAGGGTCCCATGGTCACCTGGGAGTACATCACCACACCGCTGTTGATCCACAACACCGCCGCGATCCTCAACAACTGGGGGTCAGAGGGCTGGGAGCTCGTCCAGATCGTGCAGGGACCGGAGGGCGGGCTCGTCGCATACCTGAAGCGCCCGGTCGGCGGGTCGGAGTCGGCAGCGGCCTCCGCGGGCGCCGCTGCCTCGGCGCAGGCGGCGAAGGCGTTCGAGGGCCAGGCCTGATGGCCGGCTTCGAGGCGCGCCTGGCCGAGCTCGGCATCGTGCTCCCGGATGTCGCGCCGCCCGTCGCGGCGTACGTCCCTGCCGTGGTCACGGGCCCGTACGTGCACACGTCGGGTCAGCTGCCGTTCACGGCCGGCGCGCTGCCGGCGACCGGCAAGGTGGGCGACGGCCACGGACTCGTGCCCGCCGACGACGCCAAGGCGTACGCGCGCACGAGCATCCTCAATGCGCTCGCGGCGGTCCGCGCCGAGATCGGGTCGCTCGACCGCGTCACGCGCATCGTGAAGGTCGTCGGCTTCGTCGCGTCCGACCCGTCGTTCACGGGTCAGCCCGGCGTCATCAACGGCGCGTCCGAGCTCCTCGGCGAGGTCTTCGGCGAGACCGGGCGCCACGCGCGTTCGGCCGTCGGCGTCGCGGTGCTGCCCCTCGACTCGCCCGTCGAGGTCGAGCTCGTCGTCGAGTTCGAGTAGGCCCCGTGCGAGGCTCCCTCGGTCCCATCGGGGCGGGGGAGCGTTGTCGGATGCCGCGCCTAGACTTGTCCGGACATGACGCTGATCCTCGACCCCGACGACCCGGCCGGCTGGCGCGAGGCGCCCGCCGCTGACGGTGCACCCGCCGCGAACGGCTCGCCCGCGGCATCCGGCAACCGCTTCACCGACGGCCTGAACCCCGAGCAGCGCGAGGCGGTCGAGTACCGCGGCCAGGCGCTGCTGATCGTGGCGGGCGCGGGCTCCGGCAAGACCCGGGTGCTGACGCACCGCATCGCGGGCCTCATCGACACCCGCGAGGCGTGGCCGAGCCAGATCCTCGCGATCACGTTCACGAACAAGGCCGCGGCCGAGATGCGCGAGCGCGTCGAGGCGCTCCTCGGCGAGGGCGCATCCGGCATGTGGATCTCGACGTTCCACTCCGCGTGCGTGCGCATCCTGCGGCGCGAGGCCGAGGCGATCGGCCTGTCTTCGACCTTCACGATCTACGACTCGGCCGACACTCGCACGGTGCTGAAGCGCATCATCAAAGAACTCGACGCCGACACCATGGGCTTCACGCCGGCCGGCGCGCAGTCGAAGATCTCCAAGCTCAAGAACGAGCTCTCCGACGTCGAGTCGTACGCGCGCAACGCGAACATGAACGACCCCCAAGAGGTCATGTTCCTCGAGATCTTCCGGCAGTACACACGACGCCTGCGGGCGGCGAGCGCCCTCGACTTCGACGACCTCATCGCCGAGACGGTCTACCTGTTCCGGGCGTTCCCGAAGGTCGCGTCCCTCTACCAGCGGCGGTTCCGCCACATCCTGGTCGACGAGTATCAAGACACGAACCATGCGCAGTACTCGCTGATCCGCGAGTTCACGCAGCCGATCCCGGCTGAGCGCGCCGCCGAGATGGCCGACCACGGCTTCAACGTGGGCGCCGTGGCCGATGCCACCGGCGGCATCCCGGGTGCGAGCCTCACCGTCGTCGGCGACTCCGACCAGTCGATCTACGCGTTCCGCGGCGCTGACATCCGCAACATCTCGGAGTTCGAGCGCGACTTCCCCGGTGCCAAGGTGGTGCTGCTCGAGCAGAACTACCGCTCGACGCAGAATATCCTCTCGGCGGCGAACGCGGTCATCTCGAACAACTTCGACCGCAAAGACAAGAAGCTCTGGACCGCGGTCGGCGACGGCGAGAAGATCACCGGCTACACGGGCTACACCGCGCACGACGAGGCGCAGTTCGTCGCCGACGAGATCGAGGCGCTGCACCGCGCCGGCGTCGCCTACCGCGACATCGCCGTGTTCTACCGCACCAACGCGCAGACGCGAGCGCTCGAGGAGATCTTCGTGCGCTCGGCACTGCCCTACCGGGTGGTCGGCGGCACGAAGTTCTACGAGCGCGCCGAGATCAAGGACGCGATGGCGTACCTCATCTCGGTCGCCAACCCGCTCGACGAGCTCGCACTGCGCCGCATCCTGAACACGCCGAAGCGCGGCATCGGGCCGGCGACCGAGACGGCGCTGGCGAGTTTCGCCGAGGCGAACCAGGTCACGTTCCGCGAGGCCATGCGCTCGGCCGACGCGCTCGGACTCGGGCCGAAGGTCACGGGCGCCATCACGACGCTCGCGAGCGTGCTCGACGAGGCGGCGGCCATGCTCGCGCCGTCGGCGGCCGGCCTCGCGGCGGGCACCAACGAGGGCGCGTCCAAGGTGTGCGACGTGCTGGTGTTCCTGCTCGAGCGCTCCGGGCTCATCGAGACGCTGCGGCGCAGCCGCGACCCGCAAGACGAGACGCGCGCAGAGAACGTCGACGAGCTCGTCGCGCAGACGCGCGACTTCGATCGCGACAACCCGCTCGCCACGGTCGTCGACTTCCTGACGCAGGTGTCGCTCGTCGCCGCGGCCGACGACCTCGACGACGCCTCCGGCACCGTCTCGCTGATGACCCTGCACACCGCGAAGGGCCTCGAGTACCACGCGGTGTTCCTCACGGGGCTCGAAGAGGGTCTCCTGCCGCACCAGATGTCGGCCTCCGAACCCGGAGGCCCCGCCGAGGAGCGTCGGCTCTTCTACGTCGGCATC
Encoded proteins:
- a CDS encoding acyl carrier protein, which produces MTTDAPTIESWLMGRVVAYGKVDAGTFDAATPLADLGLDSVYALTLCGDIEDEFDLDVDPTIVWDHPTIGELAEGISERLAAA
- a CDS encoding RidA family protein, which encodes MAGFEARLAELGIVLPDVAPPVAAYVPAVVTGPYVHTSGQLPFTAGALPATGKVGDGHGLVPADDAKAYARTSILNALAAVRAEIGSLDRVTRIVKVVGFVASDPSFTGQPGVINGASELLGEVFGETGRHARSAVGVAVLPLDSPVEVELVVEFE
- a CDS encoding metallophosphoesterase, producing MSPSKLAPAASIALAIGAAGAATLAWGVFVERTRWTLRRVEVPVLPAGSKPIKVLHLSDLHMAPWQREKQAWVRSLAALEPDLIVDTGDNLGHERGIEGIRAAFEPFRGVPGVFVNGSNDYFGPVAKNPFLYFAGPSGHVRRSARLDIDELHAYFAELGWQDLDNTATSLDLNGTHFEFFGVDDPHKGFDRLDLIASAIDDLRADDPLGDESWPDAASGAAARPTVTVGVAHAPYQRVLNSFVNHGAQLMLAGHTHGGQVCVPGFGALVTNCDIPREQVKGLSVWRHGLRSAFLNVSAGLGTSIFAPVRFACPPEATLITLVASN
- a CDS encoding acyl-CoA dehydrogenase; this encodes MGGRRMTILDGRAEAGFSSSATSPDDLDELFGDPRHPGPFDYASIVVDDDARRLSSTAESLLDEWHAAAEFVPASLGGRWVSTEDLVRRWRPIFRRDPALGLGYGLTTLMASLNVWVAGHEAQRREVAARLLRGERIAVGFHELDHGNDLLSNACSAQPDGDGGWVVTGVKQVINNVDRAESVLVMARTSPEPGARSHSLLLWHKDAATRPLVDTSRRVLTAGMRGCRIGVAEFRGLPLPATAVVGATGTAAQTALTAFQVSRAVIPALAVATVDATLDLAVRYGGERSLYGGAVLDLPHARALLAGAMADLWLADALSGVVVRALHLAPAECFVLTAASKYLVPQLLQSAMQDLSVLFGSTFYARVAPYDIVEKFVRDLAVVPIGHAGSTACLLTILPNLPAWVRRSRRTTATDPALFRLGAPLEELDLARLTLGAGSSDPLGAGLFDLAVRDGLGTLAAETVDRLAAELGNLRDEIAQVPPALLGADAPPSTFALAHRLTLLLAGGAWAGVCAYAAPGSLPADEVVQAAVLARLEARLGGRVGPLDVDTVDHLVDIAGRLVDHGDRFTISEPTAPSSTRHEEGDTR
- a CDS encoding acyl-CoA dehydrogenase family protein, giving the protein MSAPVAAPTLGAAVADAAAAVTGATAATGAVVAPERLDRSAVAAFDAFLGDPREPGAVISTERSIELDEASAFPVAEIAAVDAWGLQRAYVPEEHGGCLGDVFVPMTMIRRLAGRDVTAAVAHGKTFLGAVGAWIAGGPIAAEMAGIVVTGDPVSWGLTELGRGSDLSNTATVAAVGADIRVTGVKWPINNATRGRAMTVLARTCDEPGPRSLSLVLVDKQRVDAGALSYRPKVATHGIRGADISGLELRSALVERDHLVGAPGHGLEIVLKSLQLTRPLTTALSLGAADHAIAIATGFAANRRLFGRTLADLPTARATLGAAIADSLLAEAVMYAGARGAHRTPEEMSLVSALVKFLVPDTVDLLFRDLTPFVGARSQLLGIAGVGAFQKAARDNRVVGIFDGNSVVNLNMVINEFPSIARAADPVDVDAIVADFGFGEADGWVDTTRLRLVTKRGSRVLRSLPALVDLLGERPAAASARRIALEFDRLVAEAGAAPRESAPSAASFDLAERIALCFGAACAIATDLAAPQRGSAPSEVRLAAILDRLAVRLGLRSSTDAASTAAALAELALEEAARARPVTMLDGWADAA
- a CDS encoding transglycosylase domain-containing protein, with the protein product MSDLGTGLLAFVGMSALAGILVTAAVTPALAVTGLAASNSITMFENLPGILKIGDLSEKTDIYVTQADGSPYKLASFFDEDREEVAFDQISQYVKDAAVAGEDPRFYEHGGIDVQGTLRAALNEYVIGGATQGGSSITQQYVKNVLINNGISAAQTEEEREAAYDEATATTPERKLKEMRYAITLEKEYPKDEILKGYLNIAGFGGRVYGIESAAQYYYGGIHAADLTLPQAASLIAIVNNPEKFRLDYPDDEANGAATVVDGQPVPYAANKERRDYILGQMLKERKITQEEHDAAVATPVQPVIQEPSTGCQTAGGSAYFCDYVTWIIKNQFDDANTPDVNEGTKMLQTGGLQIYTTLDLDVQAATEATLAQNVPSTDPRFDVGSAAVTVQPGTGRVLAMAQNKQFTNDPELAASDGKYTAVNYNTDFNYGGSSGLQPGSTFKVFTLAEWLNEGHSLRESFNGARRTFTSFPAACYGGWTGSFNPRNDDGTGANNAVDATKYSVNTSFMAMAQQLDLCKIRDTAQAFGVRRADGLDLGQKFEYDDNGPVYNADGTRKVNPDEVFGPSAVLGTEEVSPLSMATAFAGIANNGLTCSPIAIDRIVKANGEEVTPPASTCTQSVTPEVAHAMDYAMEQTFNGGTTAASDPGTGIDHIGKTGTTDDAKDTWMIGASNKAATAVWVGNVTGKANLRQLSFDSGAAATARHRMWPDIMAVADEKYGGDDFPEAPTSLFKEVLVDIPQVAGLTLDAAKQAIEAAGFVFADGGPQDSALPAGTVTGSNPAGQAGRGTTITVYTSNGALKAVPNVVGTQADQAENALKQAGFKVKRQDEATTDPSKVGTVISQAPGSDGAAKPGDTITIGIGRLGGTGGTGSPGTGNDD
- a CDS encoding 4'-phosphopantetheinyl transferase family protein, encoding MRERRDTGRAWAEELSRTALDGAWPGFRPDRRGRKPMVNGDHGLDVSISHSGSLMLVAVALGAPVGVDLEVVPFDAFTRPQLVRRMCSSAELDVFTSVPDGPVRRRALARAWTVKEATLKARGVGLAEDPRTVEVDAESILAEVVASPVGVAAEPEASIVRLLSTGAELRHPLDWAGLDWADLDGVGLDWARTAQLASARATGVRAIVGRGDDEGPRSRGGLHLVCRGDRI